A segment of the Populus alba chromosome 9, ASM523922v2, whole genome shotgun sequence genome:
TGCCGGAAAGGCTGATAGAGCTGACTTTCATTGGGGTTGCCACCACCAGTGGAGCTTCTGGGGAGTCACTGACAGCATAATTCTCGTGCATGAAACGGCTTTCTACAATAGACTCGTCCTTCAACACAATCTTATAACAATAACAGCTCTTGAGACCATGCTGATTTCGGTAGCAGTCGTGTGCGCTGTTCTTCACCCGCTGGAAATCCCATATCACACTGAACTTGCCCACTGTCACGACTAGGTGACGCTCTTGTTTACCATTCTCGGTGACCTGAAAAATAACATTGAACATGAGACAAACGCATAAACCAATAGAGTCCATTAGTATCAGGGCATAACAGGATGACAAGCAATTGCAAACACCCGACTCAGGAACAGAAACGGGTTAACACTTgtagattaatgtgaggatctAGATGCTTTTCTCCACTACATTAAGTGGATAACGTTGGGGAAATCACATTCACATGAATGTCCAAAGAGTTCACATGGTGAAACAAATTCTATATTTCCATGAATTGATTATGCTATCAACTTCATCTTGCTTGATAAATCCAATTTTTTCAACTCCACGGACCATTTATTAAACTAATGTTTATGCTATCAGTTGACAGTTTAAAccttctatttctttctctgtcTTATATCTCTATCAATTTACCGCTGCTTCTCTACAGTGAAGGTTCACCGGGACACTGATAtaggagaaagaaagaacaaatgCATCCAAGCTACAAAATTCATTACAAAATTGGAACATAATAAAGATTTACCGACTATCATGAATATATTGTTTTCTAGCAAGATAACTAACATGTTTATGAAACTTATCAACCATGTTCGCTAATTCATGAAATTGCCTAGGACACTTGAAAGCATTAGCCAGTTTGTGTGGATGCTATTCCCATAGAGGTTGAAATGGTGGTTTTGCTAAATAGATTTAACTCTATGCATCATAATAGGCGATTGCAAAGCCTGCAAGATTGACTTATCATGTTTAACAAAAGGATTTCCGTATGCATACACTAACAAGAGCACATAAATTGGAAGTGAAATGTAAACTCAAGACAGTCTTATGGTGGTTCTTGCTGTTTAAGGATTTTTCAGCTAGAAAATTCAGCTTGAAAAACAGATAGCATGAAGCACAACTTCTGCGAGGATCTTATTTATGGCCCCATTAAATGCACTTCGTGTGTATTTAAATAATGATCAGAGAATTATCAAACTGAACACAATTGCCACATATGAATTAAAAGCGGTAGCCAGTTTAAAGTAACAGTAAATAGCACATAGCAACCAACAACAAAGGCATATAAACgcaataacaaaaacatgctGCAAAAGCATTTACAGGTATGTGTGCTTACCCATGAGAAATGGCCACCGTGAAACTTATTATTCGCACCAGCCAAATGTGAATCCAAAGGAGTCAGCTTCAACAATCTTGGAGCTGGTATCTTATTTCCCATTCTACCACCAAAACCAGTCTTAGTCTTTCCATCCTTATCTGTAAACAGGGTGCAAATGAGGATCAAATACGTATCAGTTGTCCCCAACACCCATTTACCATCATATGTAACATCCACATGAGTGATCGGTGAACCAAGCCCTGGAAAAGCTGTCTTAGCCTGCCTCATTGATGTCTTGGAATACAACCTAATCTTCCCATCACGTGATCCGATAACTATTGATCCATCACCCGTACTAGCAAAGCACTGAAAATTAGTCCCTCTGGAAAACTGATGCCCCTGACTCCAATTCAAAACCGGTGAATCACCACCCTTAACAATATTCTGCACAATCCCTCTCCTATCCCTCATATCCCATTGACACAACCTATTATCATCCAACCCCAAAAATGTACTTTCCGATGGATCCAATTGCGACCCTTTAGTGTCATTTGTTATATCCCTCATGGTAATATCTGTCCCATCTTTCTCAAACTTCCACTCAGTCACAATCTTCCCTGTCTCAATATCAAGCTGCTTAATCCCAGTTGAATGTGGCTTCCCTTCCTTCAATGGACTCATTAACATCATATTCGTCTCCGCCCTCATTAACATTGCCTTCTTTGGCGTAGATTGCTCCAAACTAGACCCTTCACTCCTATTACTGTCAAACTTCACACAAATACCCTTCCCATAAACCCCTTTATTATAATTCCTAAGAACTTGAACACCCAACTCATTAACCAAAAAACTATTATCTAAAGCACCTAAACTCAAACTTTGCACACCCCCATTCGCTGCCTCCTCAAACTCCTCCAATAAATCCTGATTAACACGCACTGGTTCTTCCTCCTTCTCCTCCACTGCATCTTCCCACATCGAATCATCAGCTATTTCAGGCTTAAGCCAGCCAATAAACTCCTTTGAataaattttcaacttattttcttcAGTAGCATTAAGCCCGTGaacattttcaaacaaacaatcttgaaacaaacttaaaaacttCCTGTACTCCTCCTCACTAAAAAATCTCAGAGCCCAAACACCATTATTCACAAAATCGACTCGTCTTTGATCACCAAACATTTTCAATTGCATTTCCGTCGAAATCCTAGCTTTCACTTTAGACCCTACtttcaaaacccaaaaagaaTTCCCATCGCCTTCCTTGTCATCATGATCAGAATCGGAATCATCAGGGCCGttagttttgatgaatttgtAAGAAGTGAGTTTATCAGAGACGATCCATTTAGCATTTGGCGAGTCACCGCCTATGTGGAGGTAGAGCTTGACGGTGTTGAGGGTAGTTTGGGAATTTGAAGGGTATTTGAGTTTGAGGGATTTGAGTTTGGAATCGATTTCATCCAGGGTTTTTTTGGACGAGGAAGTGGCTTGTGGGGTTTCCTGGCGTTCAACGGCGTCGTAAtggaattcttcttcttcttcttcttcttctgattGGTATTCTGATTCCGTATCAGAGAATTCTTTGCCTTCACGGCTTTGAGAGGTTCCCATTTTTGCTTTGAGCTATTGGAAAAGGAGAAATGATGTTCTTGGGATTAGTGAATTGAATGAAAGAGAGACTGGAGGGTTTGAAATATGATCTATCTGACGGAGAGAAGATAAGATACGAGAGTAGAATTTTCAGATTTGTGTTGATTGATGGATTAGACTAATCTCTTGGAGGCAGTTATGGGTTTTATTTATAGAGGATCTTTATTGACCGGTTATATCGGTTTTAATTATAGATTTAGTTTTTTGCATTGATGCCCTCAGGTCTATTATATTTGTATTggtagcttttttttaaaaaaaaaatctagaaatttgcaaacaaattttgaatttcatggTTCGAATGTCCCCCCCATTCTTATGTTTGGGAACTCACACTACTCTATGTTCTTCTAGGACCCAAAGAGTAATatgtaataattgtttttgtatgaGGAAAAAATCTAAACAACAAGACTAGTCTTTTCACTATAATCTagagaagagaaaattaaataaatgatattattcaaTTCATGCTTGTACtttgaataaattatattttttaatcttatttatattGAAGTTATCTATTTTCATAGATATtgtcaagaaaatatataaaaaagagttaGCTATCAATAAAAGAGATAACTTCTGTGtgttataatataattgaacaaagtattttaaattattatcaattaaaataagaaaattgatcaatttggaaaaaattaaaatatataactcATCCAAAGAAATatgcaaaatagaaaaaacaataaatggtGACTTCACaatgttgaattttcttatgatTTCCATCGAACCAACGAAGGTGAGATCATGGATGCATTATCGCATAGGGAGGAGGGTGTAGAAAGGATGCTTCGAGTAAAAGAAAGTAGACCTGCGAAAACATTAAAGGTAAAGGGCCTCAAAGCAAAAACGCCCCACCTTTTGTCATTTGTAAGACTACCGGCTATCGATTGTTACACTTTAGCGTCGAACCGACGTCCGTAATTTACTTGGCATCGAAGACACTGTGGTTCGCTTGTAAAGGTTGCCACGTGTTGTCCCCGTGTTTGGATCGTGTCATAAAAGAAACTTTAAACATGGTTAAGAAATATCCTATCTGTcatcagtattttttttaattactaacaGTACCGCACATCTTCCTTAAGATGAGAAAATtaacccaaaacaaaattttaattcaacagTTAGAAAGAGTACCTCGTCTTTTTTCCGCACATTTCTTTGAATCTCgtgatgtaatattttttatataaaaaatatcaagaaattgttaattatttttgaaaaaattaattgacttgatatatttaaagataatttaaatgattaataaaaatataatttaattttaaaaaaaaacaaaacatgttattttgaaatattaaaataaaaacatattagatcaacttgagttaacatgttaaatccGCTATCCAAGTTATAAGATCTTGATAattctatagaaaaaaataataataatatcaaatttaattcttaaccaacttagtcttaaatgataaaattaaaaataaaattcaattaaaaaaaacgagTAGAGTGAACTTGGGTTAacctacaaaaaataattataagattaagataatatcataaaaaggcaaattgaaacaaactataaaactctatttcaaattaattcaatgttaaatgatgaaattaaacagATAATATAAAACTTCACTCAAGTCAACCGAATCAATTCCATGACCCAGGCTATAAGATTAGGATAACTTCATTGAATGCAAACTTGTAAagcttaattcttaatcaatctaatattaagagataaaattttaaaaaatccaataaaaaacaacactGACTTAGCTCTTAACCCAGGTCAGAAAACCGAGATAACTCCATAGCAAGcgaattgaaaatattataaagtttgatttccaattaatccaat
Coding sequences within it:
- the LOC118059222 gene encoding protein CYPRO4; its protein translation is MGTSQSREGKEFSDTESEYQSEEEEEEEEFHYDAVERQETPQATSSSKKTLDEIDSKLKSLKLKYPSNSQTTLNTVKLYLHIGGDSPNAKWIVSDKLTSYKFIKTNGPDDSDSDHDDKEGDGNSFWVLKVGSKVKARISTEMQLKMFGDQRRVDFVNNGVWALRFFSEEEYRKFLSLFQDCLFENVHGLNATEENKLKIYSKEFIGWLKPEIADDSMWEDAVEEKEEEPVRVNQDLLEEFEEAANGGVQSLSLGALDNSFLVNELGVQVLRNYNKGVYGKGICVKFDSNRSEGSSLEQSTPKKAMLMRAETNMMLMSPLKEGKPHSTGIKQLDIETGKIVTEWKFEKDGTDITMRDITNDTKGSQLDPSESTFLGLDDNRLCQWDMRDRRGIVQNIVKGGDSPVLNWSQGHQFSRGTNFQCFASTGDGSIVIGSRDGKIRLYSKTSMRQAKTAFPGLGSPITHVDVTYDGKWVLGTTDTYLILICTLFTDKDGKTKTGFGGRMGNKIPAPRLLKLTPLDSHLAGANNKFHGGHFSWVTENGKQERHLVVTVGKFSVIWDFQRVKNSAHDCYRNQHGLKSCYCYKIVLKDESIVESRFMHENYAVSDSPEAPLVVATPMKVSSISLSGKHSRG